In Mycolicibacterium alvei, a single window of DNA contains:
- the istA gene encoding IS21 family transposase: MKSAKDRMDIISAYYELGSYRGAADKCGTTHKTVKKTVDRYEADQAGVAPAPRAERAHNYDTVAELVAERVEKSAGRISAKRLLPIAQAAGYEGSARNFRRLVAQAKALWRSENHRGRRPAVWSPGQYLVIDWAQAAPGLFLFCAVLAFSRWRFVRFATDQKASTTLALIAEALTAIGGVPARVLADRMACLKAGVVANVVIPTPDYVRLASHYGFVPDFCHANDPQSKGVVENLCGYAQRDLAVPLLTQAAVDGVTLDLREANAAARVWCAEVNAAPHSEIHAIPDERLIAEHQVLQPLPSLRLQIGAPSVLRKVDRLSCVRYGSARYSVPTRLIGATVAVVVDHGAVCLVEPATGMMVAEHELIAPGAASVLDEHYDGPRPAPSRGPRPKTTIEKQFCDLGADAQAFLVGAAAIGNTRLASELEILLALGAAHGTDALVAALHRAVAFRRFRAADVRSILAAGTGTPQPRPAGDALVLDLPVAPTRSLDAYKITAAVDGEVIS; this comes from the coding sequence TTGAAATCTGCGAAGGACCGCATGGACATCATTTCCGCTTACTACGAGCTCGGGTCGTACCGGGGGGCCGCCGATAAGTGCGGCACCACCCACAAGACGGTCAAGAAGACCGTCGACAGGTACGAGGCCGACCAGGCTGGCGTGGCGCCGGCGCCACGGGCCGAACGTGCCCACAACTACGACACGGTCGCTGAGTTGGTCGCTGAGCGGGTCGAGAAATCGGCGGGCCGGATCTCAGCCAAACGACTCCTGCCGATCGCCCAGGCTGCCGGCTACGAAGGCTCGGCACGCAACTTCCGTCGTCTCGTTGCGCAAGCGAAAGCTTTGTGGCGCAGTGAGAATCACCGAGGGCGACGGCCGGCGGTATGGTCACCGGGACAGTATCTGGTCATCGATTGGGCACAGGCTGCGCCGGGGTTGTTCCTGTTCTGCGCGGTGCTGGCGTTTTCTCGCTGGCGTTTCGTGCGCTTCGCCACCGATCAGAAGGCCTCCACCACGCTGGCGTTGATCGCCGAAGCGCTGACCGCGATCGGCGGGGTACCGGCGCGGGTGCTCGCTGATCGGATGGCCTGCCTCAAAGCGGGGGTGGTCGCCAACGTGGTCATCCCGACCCCGGACTACGTGCGGCTGGCAAGTCATTACGGGTTCGTCCCGGACTTCTGCCACGCCAATGACCCGCAGTCCAAGGGCGTCGTGGAGAACTTGTGCGGGTATGCCCAGCGCGACCTGGCTGTGCCGCTTTTGACCCAGGCTGCCGTCGACGGCGTGACCCTCGACCTGCGAGAGGCTAACGCCGCCGCGAGGGTGTGGTGCGCGGAAGTCAACGCCGCTCCACATTCGGAGATCCACGCCATCCCTGATGAGCGGTTGATCGCTGAACATCAAGTGCTGCAACCACTTCCCTCGTTGCGGCTGCAGATAGGAGCACCGTCGGTGCTGCGCAAGGTCGACCGGCTGTCGTGTGTGCGCTACGGCTCAGCCCGCTACTCGGTACCGACTCGGCTGATCGGGGCCACCGTGGCGGTGGTGGTCGATCACGGCGCGGTCTGCCTGGTCGAACCAGCCACCGGGATGATGGTGGCCGAACACGAACTCATCGCACCCGGTGCCGCCTCGGTCCTCGATGAGCACTATGACGGGCCGCGGCCGGCACCGAGCCGCGGACCCCGCCCCAAGACCACCATCGAGAAGCAGTTCTGCGACCTCGGCGCGGACGCGCAAGCGTTCCTGGTCGGGGCAGCCGCGATCGGCAACACCCGCCTAGCCTCGGAGCTGGAGATCCTGCTCGCCCTGGGCGCTGCCCATGGCACCGACGCCCTGGTCGCGGCGCTGCACCGGGCGGTGGCGTTTCGCCGCTTCCGCGCCGCTGACGTGCGCTCCATCCTGGCCGCCGGCACCGGAACCCCGCAGCCGCGCCCGGCCGGGGATGCACTCGTCTTGGACCTGCCCGTCGCCCCGACCCGCTCCCTGGACGCCTACAAGATCACCGCGGCCGTCGACGGTGAAGTGATCTCGTGA
- a CDS encoding PIN domain-containing protein, with the protein MVVAIGWRLHRHHRGPQFLIDTTNTGWILLTGQNWIPPLGHQWVLFHGHGQGPHVANDDAERGARQQHLQQAEADFDVLPFDGDCARAFGAVAAALRASGRQPAARAYDALIAASAIAHGVPLYTCNPADFTGIPRLELRSVTHPHHR; encoded by the coding sequence ATGGTGGTGGCGATTGGTTGGCGCCTTCACCGTCACCATCGGGGCCCGCAGTTCCTGATCGACACGACGAACACGGGGTGGATACTTTTAACTGGCCAAAACTGGATACCTCCACTTGGCCACCAGTGGGTACTTTTTCATGGCCACGGACAAGGTCCCCACGTCGCCAACGACGATGCTGAGCGCGGTGCTCGGCAGCAGCACCTGCAGCAGGCCGAGGCGGATTTCGACGTCCTACCGTTCGATGGAGATTGCGCCCGCGCGTTTGGAGCCGTAGCGGCGGCGCTGCGCGCGTCGGGTCGCCAGCCGGCTGCGCGCGCCTACGACGCGCTTATTGCGGCCAGTGCAATCGCACATGGAGTGCCGCTGTACACGTGCAACCCTGCAGACTTCACGGGAATCCCGCGACTGGAACTGCGGTCAGTTACTCACCCGCATCACCGATAG
- a CDS encoding type II toxin-antitoxin system PemK/MazF family toxin: MQYFTGNPPYSDRSYSCPGSPAGRTRAGIRRPVVVVSVDILNNGPGGLVVVVPITTANYGLRSHVELASSTRNALQRPKLRRPRIAPAANRRADPRCGHPTWYLARVVGGVEWLPDGLVAVATQSLQAGQTGDASARAAQEDSGACRDDRADGDCCVVRTESRITGRRGLRAARSRRPRLERRNRGSETECRVRLPVRQAGAFRVAIPRRT, from the coding sequence ATGCAGTATTTTACCGGCAACCCGCCGTATTCGGATCGGTCGTATTCGTGTCCGGGCAGCCCAGCCGGTCGGACACGAGCCGGCATTCGTCGCCCGGTGGTGGTGGTATCGGTCGACATTCTCAACAACGGTCCCGGCGGGCTGGTGGTCGTGGTCCCGATCACGACCGCTAATTACGGCTTGCGAAGTCATGTCGAACTTGCCAGCTCGACGCGAAACGCGCTACAGCGCCCAAAACTCCGCCGACCACGAATAGCTCCGGCCGCTAATCGACGAGCTGACCCGCGATGTGGTCATCCAACCTGGTATCTCGCGCGAGTTGTCGGGGGAGTCGAATGGTTGCCCGACGGTCTGGTGGCCGTGGCCACGCAGTCGTTGCAAGCGGGCCAGACCGGAGATGCGAGTGCCCGGGCTGCACAGGAAGATTCCGGCGCCTGCAGAGACGACCGCGCAGACGGAGACTGCTGCGTTGTCCGGACGGAATCCCGGATAACCGGGCGGCGAGGTTTGCGGGCGGCACGAAGTAGGCGACCTCGACTTGAGCGGCGCAACCGTGGGAGCGAAACCGAATGCCGCGTACGACTCCCGGTTCGACAAGCCGGGGCCTTCCGTGTGGCGATACCCCGCCGGACATAG